One stretch of Mangifera indica cultivar Alphonso chromosome 9, CATAS_Mindica_2.1, whole genome shotgun sequence DNA includes these proteins:
- the LOC123225848 gene encoding disease resistance protein RPV1-like isoform X1, whose amino-acid sequence MASSSNNPDVKYDVFLSFRGEDTRNNFTSHLDAALRRKKIQTFIDDELERGEEISPSLLEAIERSRISVVVLSENYASSRWCLEELAKILDCKKRFGQMVIPIFYRVDPSHVRNQTGAFGKAFNALKKRFEERLDVLQRFIFGRCPLFYPKKENDLLQRWETALMEVGKISGITTDSKRESKLIEETVADILDSLDKISPSDHSDLIGVESTIKEIESLLEIGSNDVCIVGIWGIGGIGKTSISRGIFNKHLRYFEGSYFAENVREESERRGLTFLREELLCKILEDRYANIGLTLTKERLAHKKVFIVFDDVTSLDQIKNLIGDLKCLGLGSRIIITSRDKQVLNNFCGADKIYELEGLHHLEALQLFSRHAFKHNGDTIKEYMELSEWMVTYARGVPLALKVLGSFLLGKTKEEWENAVNKLKRCLHKDIQSVLKISFDGLDYEEKEIFLDIAFFFKLRDRDLIIGVMDSCGYSTKIVLSVLIDKSLIIVSNNMITMHDLLKEMGREIVRQESIEDPGKRSRLFHPKDIYHVFTKNKGTGAIKGISLDVSQAEEIHLTPDAFSKMQNLKYLKVYSSHDGKDFNQLYGFQDVEFVLPELKYLFWHRYPWTSLPPKFHLENLIALEMPKSNIEQLWPGVQNIGNLKRIDLSNSKHLLKCPNLSLAKNLESLNLESCTSLIEIHSSIQYLNKLSTLNLRGCKSLCSIPSAIFSKSLRTVVFSDCSNLDTVPSISCNVEELYLDGSAIRELPSSIENLCKLVTLNLNGCTRLESLPSSICKLKSLENLFLFGCLKLNSLPDEIRNLEALIRLRVGDTGIREVPPSIVCLNNLCELDFERCKFQELPSSIENLSKLVTLNLNGCTRLESLPSSICKLKSLENLFLFGCLKLNSLPDEIGNLEALIRLRVGATGIREVPPSIVCLNNLCELDFERCKFQELPSSIENLSNLVTLNLNGCTRLESLPSSICKLKSLENLFLFGCLKLNSLPDEIGNLEALIQLRVGDTGIREVPPSIVCLNNLCKLDFKGCKVQKHVGLISGLQCLTSLNLSNCGITELPSSLGQLTSLKRLYIGRNKFESIPASIINLSNLSYLDLCYCDVLKSLPELPSNIGRMDAHNCKSLELLSGLSSTNFDNWHLHNVNFINCLKLDQSAIEDMVKTTLQNIRRVQMGALNHICVPGSSIPEWFTFRSKGSSIELPPGCSNDDLVGFSLCVVISIRDDHDKSKEFQLRCDKYCKSDGAQYEKSTTLPFGTLPIPPFVDSDHIVFGYMRADSNLRYTRADFNNGVLYQFSIEDEEYKRVEWYEVKECGILFDPLTSRSPHAKRQKLA is encoded by the exons ATGGCTTCTTCTTCCAACAATCCAGACGTAAAGTATGATGTTTTCCTTAGTTTTAGAGGCGAGGACACCCGGAATAATTTTACAAGCCATCTGGACGCAGCTTTGCGTCGTAAAAAGATTCAAACTTTCATCGATGACGAACTCgagagaggagaagaaatttcaCCATCTCTATTGGAGGCAATTGAACGGTCAAGGATTTCTGTTGTCGTTTTGTCAGAAAATTATGCCTCTTCCAGATGGTGCTTAGAAGAACTTGCAAAGATCCTTGACTGCAAAAAAAGGTTCGGACAGATGGTAATACCAATTTTCTATCGCGTTGATCCATCACATGTGAGGAATCAAACTGGAGCTTTTGGGAAAGCATTTAACGCACTCAAAAAGCGTTTTGAGGAGAGGTTAGATGTGCTACAGAGATTTATTTTTGGGCGCTGCCCCCTGTTTTacccaaaaaaggaaaatgatctGCTACAGAGATGGGAGACCGCTTTGATGGAAGTAGGCAAAATCTCTGGAATTACTACAGATAGCAA gCGTGAATCTAAACTCATAGAAGAAACTGTTGCGGATATATTAGACAGCCTAGACAAAATATCTCCAAGTGATCACAGTGACCTGATTGGAGTAGAATCTACCATCAAAGAAATTGAGTCTTTGTTGGAAATTGGATCCAATGATGTTTGTATTGTCGGGATTTGGGGCATCGGTGGAATAGGTAAGACATCTATAAGTCGTGGAATATTCAACAAACATTTGAGATATTTTGAAGGTTCTTACTTCGCTGAAAATGTTAGAGAAGAATCAGAAAGGAGGGGACTAACTTTCTTGCGTGAAGAACTTCTTTGCAAAATATTAGAGGATAGATATGCCAACATAGGGCTCACCCTCACAAAAGAAAGACTTGCCCATAAGAAGgttttcattgtttttgatgatgtgacTTCTTTagaccaaataaaaaatttaattggagATCTCAAATGTTTAGGTTTAGGAAGTCGAATCATTATAACATCACGAGATAAACAAGTTCTTAACAATTTTTGTGGGGCAGATAAGATATACGAACTTGAGGGATTACATCATCTCGAAGCTCTTCAGCTTTTTAGTCGTCATGCCTTCAAACACAATGGGGATACAATTAAAGAGTACATGGAGCTATCAGAATGGATGGTAACATATGCTAGAGGTGTCCCATTAGCTCTTAAAGTTTTGGGCTCTTTTCTATTAGGAAAGACAAAAGAAGAATGGGAAAATgcagtaaataaattaaaaagatgtCTTCATAAGGATATCCAAAGTGTGTTGAAAATAAGCTTTGATGGATTAGATTATGAAGAGAAGGagatatttttagatattgcatTTTTCTTTAAGTTGAGGGATAGAGATCTTATAATAGGTGTCATGGATTCTTGTGGCTACTCCACAAAGATTGTGTTAAGTGTTCTTATCGACAAGTCTCTCATTATTGtatcaaataatatgataacaatgcatgatttacttAAAGAAATGGGTAGAGAAATTGTTCGACAAGAATCTATTGAAGATCCTGGTAAACGTAGTCGTTTATTTCACCCTAAAGACATATATCATGTTTTCACAAAAAACAAG GGGACTGGAGCAATTAAAGGCATATCTCTAGATGTGTCTCAAGCAGAAGAAATACACCTAACTCCTGATGCTTTTTCAAAGATGCAAAATCTAAAATATCTCAAAGTCTATAGCTCGCACGATGGAAAGGATTTTAATCAGTTGTATGGATTTCAAGATGTGGAGTTTGTACTCCCTGAGCTAAAGTACCTCTTTTGGCATAGGTATCCATGGACATCATTGCCTCCAAAATTTCATCTAGAGAACCTTATTGCACTTGAGATGCCTAAAAGCAACATTGAGCAACTTTGGCCTGGGGTCCAg AATATTGGAAATTTAAAACGTATTGACCTCAGCAATTCCAAACATTTACTCAAATGTCCTAACCTTTCATTGGCCAAAAATCTTGAGAGTCTGAATTTAGAAAGCTGTACAAGTTTAATTGAGATTCATTCATCTATTCAATATCTCAATAAGCTTTCTACCTTAAATTTGAGAGGTTGCAAAAGCCTTTGCAGTATTCCATCagcaattttttcaaaatctttgcGAACAGTTGTTTTCAGTGATTGCTCAAATTTGGATACGGTGCCAAGTATCTCATGTAATGTTGAAGAGTTATACTTAGATGGAAGTGCAATTAGAGAATTGCCTTCGTCAATCGAGAATCTATGTAAGTTAGTAACTTTGAATCTTAATGGTTGTACAAGGCTTGAGAGTCTTCCTAGCAGCATTTGTAAGTTGAAGTCTCTTGaaaatctttttctctttggttgTTTGAAACTTAACAGTTTGCCTGATGAGATAAGAAATTTAGAAGCTTTGATTCGACTTCGTGTTGGAGATACTGGTATAAGGGAAGTACCACCATCCATAGTATGTTTGAATAACCTCTGTGAGTTAGATTTTGAGCGATGTAAGTTTCAGGAATTGCCTTCGTCAATCGAGAATCTATCTAAGTTAGTAACTTTGAATCTTAATGGTTGTACAAGGCTTGAGAGTCTTCCTAGCAGCATTTGTAAGTTGAAATCTCTTGaaaatctttttctctttggttgTTTGAAACTTAACAGTTTGCCTGATGAGATAGGAAATTTAGAAGCTTTGATTCGACTTCGTGTTGGAGCTACTGGTATAAGGGAAGTACCACCATCCATAGTATGTTTGAATAACCTCTGTGAGTTAGATTTTGAGCGATGTAAGTTTCAGGAATTGCCTTCGTCAATCGAGAATCTATCTAATTTAGTAACTTTGAATCTTAATGGTTGTACAAGGCTTGAGAGTCTTCCTAGCAGCATTTGTAAGTTGAAGTCTCTTGaaaatctttttctctttggttgTTTGAAACTTAACAGTTTGCCTGATGAGATAGGAAATTTAGAAGCTTTGATTCAACTTCGTGTTGGAGATACTGGTATAAGGGAAGTACCACCATCCATAGTATGTTTGAATAACCTCTGTAAGTTAGATTTTAAGGGATGTAAAGTTCAGAAACATGTGGGTTTGATATCAGGTTTGCAATGTCTCACGTCTCTCAATCTATCTAATTGTGGCATCACTGAGTTACCTAGCAGTCTTGGCCAATTAACCTCACTAAAACGGTTATATATAGGCAGAAACAAATTTGAGAGCATACCGGCAAGCATCATAAATCTTTCTAATTTGTCATACCTTGATTTGTGCTACTGTGATGTGCTTAAATCCTTACCAGAGCTTCCATCGAACATAGGACGGATGGACGCACATAATTGTAAATCACTTGAATTGTTATCTGGTTTATCGTCAACTAATTTCGACAATTGGCATCTTCACAATGTTAATTTCATCAATTGTTTAAAGCTGGACCAGAGTGCTATTGAAGACATGGTGAAAACTACTCTACAAAATATCCGCCGTGTTCAAATG GGAGCATTGAACCATATATGTGTTCCTGGAAGTTCAATTCCAGAGTGGTTTACCTTCCGAAGTAAGGGATCATCTATAGAGCTACCACCAGGCTGTTCGAATGATGACCTAGTGGGTTTTTCTCTCTGCGTTGTTATATCAATCCGAGATGATCATGATAAAAGCAAAGAGTTTCAACTTCGTTGTGACAAGTATTGCAAATCAGATGGTGCGCAATATGAGAAAAGTACTACCTTACCTTTCGGCACTTTACCCATTCCCCCGTTTGTCGACTCAGACCACATAGTCTTCGGATACATGCGCGCAGATTCCAACCTCAGATACACGCGCGCAGATTTCAATAATGGAGTTTTGTATCAATTCTCTATTGAAGATGAGGAATATAAACGTGTTGAATGGTACGAGGTGAAAGAGTGTGGCATCCTGTTCGACCCTCTCACTAGTAGATCACCACACGCCAAAAGACAAAAGTTGGCCTGA